Below is a window of Deinococcus multiflagellatus DNA.
GGCCAGAAAGCGCGCACTCAGCTGAAAATCACCCGCAGCGGCGAGGCCCTGCGCTTCGAGTGGAACGGGGGGGCACGGGTGGGCTTGGGCCTGCAGATTGGGGACCATGTGGCGGTGGCCTTTGGGGGGCCCAACTGCGGCGTGGCCGCCTACGAGCGCAGCGGGCGCACCTTTTCCGGGATCTGGACCGTCACCGGCAAGGCCAAGGGCACCGAAAAATTCGACTGGGACGGCCGAAAAGCCATGCGGACGCCTGTCAGCGGCGCCAACCCGGACGGCAGCACCTACCGCGGCGAATTGCTGCTGGGGGTTCAGGACGAGTACAGCGCAGTGGAGTGGCAAATTGGCGATGACACCACGCCCGGCGTGGGCCTGCTGAGCGACGACTTCTATGCCGTAGCCTTTGGAAGCGACCAGTGCTCGGTGGGGGTCTACAACGTCCTGGGCGGTGTGCTGGCTGGCCGCTTCTTCCAGGGCGAGGAACAGGATGATGTGCCCCTGGCTGAAGTGGCGACGCCCCGGTAAGGACCTGGGCATTCAAGCAACCCTCCTTTGGCCCAGTGGTACAACGGCGGAGAAGTCCCCGCTGCCCGGCGCACTGGCGCGCCTGCTGCTCAAATTGCTGGGGGGCGTGCTCGTCGGGGCAATGCTGCTCGCGCTCGCCTGGCCCGGAGGACGCGCAGAGGCGCTCGTTGTCGCGCAGGCAGCATGCTGTGGTCTGATCGCCACTGCCGCTTGGTGGAGTTGGCCCCGGCCTTGAAGTGTGGGGGCACGTCACAGGTGAGCCCGCACAGGGTTGGTTGAGGCCTTCTGCTGCAGGGGCAAGTCTGATCCGGACTGCCATCCCTTTCCGGGAACCCGTCTTTTTTCCTTTTCCCTCTGCTGCGCAGCCCGGTCAGTCCGGGCGAAAAAGTTCCGTCAGGTGTGACGGAATTTTTCGGAATCCGTATCAGCCCTCCACAGAGGACAATCTGACCAACACGCTGTTTTTCCCCTCCCCCCTCGTGGGGGAGGTCGGGAGGGGGGAAGCGGATCAAGCGGCCCAGACGACGTTTCTTCCATGGGCCACTCGCCACGCTTGAACACTGTCTGCATTCTTGCTCAGACGGTCGCTGTTCTTTTTCTCCTCGCTGAGGCCGCATGAAACCGTGGTTGGCACTGTTGAACCGAAATCTGTAGAAATCCGGCCGCATGCCCCCACGGGCGCGGCTCAGCGCCGACGCCCAGCTTAGGGTGGCCGAACTGACGGTGCAGTTCCGAATGAACGAAGGCGCCCACTTCTCTGTGGACGCCTTTGCTGGGGGCGAAAGTTACGCCGCCTGGCCGAACTGCATGCGGAAGATGAACTTCGTGACCTCGGCCTTGAGGGTGTCGATCATCTCGTTGAACATGTTCGTGGCTTCAAACTTGTATTCGGTGAAGGGATCGCGCTGGCCGTAGCCGCGCAGGCCAATGCCCTGGCGCAGCACGTCCATGGCGTGCAGGTGTTCTTTCCAGTGCTGGTCCACCACCTGCAGCAGCACGTAGCGCGACAGGCTGTTGAGCATGGTGGGGCTCAGTTCTTCCTTGCGGGCATCGAAGGCGTCGGCCACGGCCTGCAGCAGCGTGTCTTGGGCCTGGGCGGGGCTCATGGCGCGCAGGGCCTCGAAATCAAAGCCTTCGAGCTGCGGCACGGCGTCCAGCACGGCGGCGCGCAGGCCCTCAATGTCCCAGGCGTCGGCGTTCTGGTCAATGGGCAGGTGCGTGGCCAGTTGCAGGTCCACGAAGTCCGCAATCATGCCCTCGGTACTCTCTTCGACGTCCTCATCGCGGCCCAGCAGCACCTCGCGGCGCTGGGCGTAGATGGTGTCGCGCTGCTTGCTCATCACGTTGTCGAATTCCAGCAGCTGCTTGCGGATACTGAAGTTGCGGTCTTCCACGCGCGCCTGCGCCTTTTCGATGGCGCCTGTGACCATCTTGGCCTCAATGGGCTGGCTGTCGTCCATGCCCAGGCGGTCCATCATGCCCACCACGCGGTCATTGGCAAACAGGCGCATCAGGTCGTCCTCGAACGACACGTAGAAGCGGCTGCTGCCCGGGTCGCCCTGCCGGCCCGCGCGGCCTCGCAGCTGGTTGTCAATGCGGCGCGACTCGTGGCGCTCGGTGCCAATGATATGCAGCCCGCCCAGGTCGCGCACCTTCTGGCGGTCGGCCAGGGTGTCGGCCTGCAGCTGCTGGGCCTGCCGGACAAAGTCTTCGGTCATGCCGGGGATCTGCAGCCCCAGGGCCACGGCGCCTTCGTCCTGGCGGCTGATGGCCTTGATGAAGTTCTCAACTTCCGGTGCGTAGCGGCTCAGACCCAGCTGACCTTCAATCGCCTCACCAATCAGGTATTCGGCGTTGCCGCCCAGCATGATGTCGGTGCCGCGTCCGGCCATGTTGGTGGCGATGGTCACGGTCCCCGAGCGGCCCGCCTGCGCCACGATGCTGGCCTCCTGGGCCTCGAACTTGGCGTTCAGCACGCTGTGCCCGATGCCCGCCTGGGTCAGCAGGTCGCTCAGCTGCTCGCTGGTGACGATGCTGGCCGTGCCGATCAACACCGGGCGCCCGGTGGCGTGCATGGTCTTCACCTCTTCCACCACCGCCGCGTACTTGCCCATCTTGGAGCGGTACACCAGATCGTCGGCGTCCTTGCGCAGAATCGGCTTGTTGGTGGGAATCACCAGCACGTCGCTGCCGTAGATGTCGAGGAATTCCTTTTCCTCGGTCTTGGCGGTGCCGGTCATGCCCGCGAACTTGTTGTACAGGCGGAAGAAGTTCTGGTAGGTGATCGTGGCGAGGGTCTGGTTCTCGTTTTCGATCTTCACGCCTTCCTTGGCTTCAATGGCCTGGTGCAGCCCTTCGCCGTAGCGGCGCCCCGGCATCGAGCGGCCCGTGAACTCATCAATGATCACCACTTCGCCTTCCGCGTTCACGATGTAATCCTTCTCGCGGTGGTACAGCTCGCGGGCGCGGATGGCCTGGCTGATCATGTGGGCCTTGTCCATGTTTTCCGGGCTGTACAGGTCCGAGAGGCTCAGCAGGCGCTCAATCTTGGAGATGCCGCCTTCGGTGAGGTGCACCTGCTTGCCTTTTTCGTCAATGGTGTAGTCGCCGGTGGGCTCGGCGCGCACCCCGGGTTCGGCGGGCTCGCCTTTTTGCAGGCGGCGAATCAGCTTGGCGTACACGTAATACAGGTCGGTGGCCTTTTCAGCGGCCCCCGAGATGATCAGCGGCGTGCGGGCCTCGTCAATGAGGATCGAGTCCACCTCGTCCACGATGGCAAAGTTCAGGGGGTGCTCGGCGCGCAGCGACAGCGCCTCGCGGCTCTGGGCCATGTTGTCGCGCAAGTAGTCAAAGCCCAGTTCGCTGTTGGTGACATAGGTGATGTCGCAGGCGTAGGCGGCCTGTTTCTGGTGCGGCTGCAGGTCGCGGCTGGCCAGCCCCACGGTGAGGCCCAGGGTGCGGTACAGCAGGCCCATTTCTTCCATGCCCACCCGCGCCAGGTAATCGTTCACGGTGACCAGATGGCAGCCCCGACCTTCCAGAGCGTTCAGGGCCAGCGCCAGGGTCGCCACCAGCGTCTTGCCTTCACCGGTGCGCATTTCCGCAATGCGGCCCTTGTGCAGCGCGTAGCCGCCGATCAGCTGCACGTCGTAGTGGCGCTTGCCAATCGAGCGGCGCCCGGCCTCGCGGATCAGGGCAAAGGCGGGCACCACCACGTCGTCCAGGGACTCGCCGCCCTCCTGCACGCGGCGGCGCAGGTTCATGAAAGCAGCGGCCAGATCTTCAATTTTCTGGGTTTCTTCTTCCAGCGCGTTCACCGGCTGCACAATCGTCTTGACGATCTGCGCCACATCGCGCTGGTTGTTATCGAACATTTTGTTCAGGACACGGAACATGACAAGCGAGTATAACGCGCCCCGTGCCCGCAGGCGGCTGCGATTTCAGTGAGACAGGCGTAAGCATCTTGAGTCCTGTGGGCTCAGGGAGAATGAACGGTGGCTCTGGGCGCGGTGAAGGTGGGCCCGGTCACGCTCATGCGCCGCCCGTATGCTGCGCGCATGACCAAGCCCGCACTGCTGCTCTCGTTCGCCCTGCTGCCGCTTCTGGCGTCCTGCGCGCCCCTGGCCTCACTGCTGGCGGCCCGCGACGCCGACGGCCCGGCGCCCCGCACCTCTGGGCCCCTCACCGTGGGGCAGACCTGGACCGTCAGCGGGCAACTGGAAGGCAGCCCGGTCACGGCCACCGTGGCGGTGCCGGATCTGGTCAGCGTGAGCGGCGGCACCGCCACCGTGGGCGGGCTGGATCAGGCCGACGCCTTTTCACGCGGGCGCCCAGGCTTCGCCGTGGCCACCTACGACGGGGACCGCCGCGTGCTGAACTTCGAGTGGATTGGCAACAGCGGCGAGCGCTACACCTGCCGTCTGGACACCCTGCTGAGCCTGCCCTACACCGGCCGCCTGACCCGCCTTCAGGGCACCAACGTCGCCACCGGGTCCTGCCAGGCCACCGTTAGCCAGCCCTGATAGGGGCGGGTCGCTTGGCCCCGCTCCTGCACTTCCTCGCCGCTGAAGCCCCGGGCCTCAGCGGCGGGTGTCGTGTGCCGCTGACCAGATATACGCCTCCTGCCAGCCCTCGCCCCGGCGGATCAGGGGCGCGCGGGTGCCCAGCACGCGGTGGCCGCCCTTGACGGCCGCGCGCACGATCAGGCGGGGGTCCAGTTCCGGGTAAAGGCGCCGGGCAAAAGCCACCTCGTCGCGCACGTCCAGCGTTTCGGCGCTGGCCACGGAATCGGTGCCCAGCGCCACCTCCACCCCCGCCGCCGCAAAGGCCGTCCAGGGAAAGACGCCGCAGTCCAGGTGCTGGTTGGAACGCGGGCAGGTCACCACCGCGCAGCCCGCGCGCGCCACCCGGGCGATGTCGTCTGCGGTCACGTTCACCATATGCACCAGGGTGGGCCGGGCGGCCAGCACGCCCAGTTCGTCCAGGTAGCGCACCGGGGTCAGGTCCGGCTCGGGCGCGCGGCCAATCACCTCGGCAAAGGTGGCGGTGTACAGCGCGGGCATCCGGTTGTCCCACAGCGGGCCCCCGCCCGTGGCGAACAGCTCCACCTCGCTGGGGTGCTCGGCCACATGAATCTGCAGGGGCAGGCCCTCGCCGGCCGCGTACTCGGTCACCAGACGCATCAGGCGGTGGCTGACGGTAAAGGGGGTGTGCGGGGTGAGGCCCACGCGCAGTTCACCCGCCCGGGGGTGGCGCCGCCAGCCGTCCACCAGGGCGCGCACGGCGGCAAAGCGCTCCTCGGCCTGCGCCGGAATGGGCCCCAGCACCTCGAAATACAGCACGCCGCGCAGGTCTTCACGGTCCAGCAGGGCATCCATCACGGCCGGAATGTTCACGATGTCGCCCACACCGCCCACCCCTTGCGCGGCCAGGGTCTCGGCCCCGGCCACGGCCCCTTCCACGCCCCGGCGCTCGCGCTGGGCGATGACCACCTCGGGCAACCAGCGGAAATACGGCAGGGCCTGAAACGCATAGGCACTCATGTCCAGGTGGGTGTGGGCGTTCACGGGGGGCGGGGCGATCACGCCGCCCACGCGCTCCTCTTGTGCGTGGGGATAGGTGGCGCGCAGGATGTCCGGGTGCCCGGTGGCGGCCACCGTGCCGCCCACCACCACCACGGCGCCCGGTGCCTGCGCGCCCCCCATGCCGGTGTACAGCACGTCGCACACGAGCAGGCGGGGGGTGAAGGCGGCAGGCGCAGTCATGCGCGCCATGCTAAGGGCCTCGCCCTTCTGTGACAACGGTGCAGGGGAGCGCCAAAACGTTGTTCGGTGCGAGGCATTCTTTTTGCTCCCCTCTCTGCTGCGCCGCTGTCCTCGTCAGCTCGGTTGATGTTCAAACCAACCGCGCACGTTTACCGGGTCTCTGCTTCGCTCCAGAAACGGTCCAGGGCCGCTTTCACCTCGCCCGGGCGGTCAAACTGGGGCAGGCCGTCGGTGCCCTCAATGCGCACGGCCTGCACCCCCGGGCGCCCCAGCAGTTCGGGCAGACGTTCAAAAGAGGTAAACGCGTCCTGGTCGTACAGCACCAGCACCGGCACACTCAGGCGGGCGTACAGGTCACCGTAGGCGTCGGGCGTGAACAGCACGCCGCTGAGAAACGCCAGCGGACCGTACACCGCCCCCGGCTGGCGCGAGGTCTCCAGGGCGTAGGCCAGCAGGCCGTCGTCCACAGGCCCCCGGAACGAGCGGCTCAGGAAGTATTCGATGCTGGGGCGGGTGCGCAGCGCGCTGTACAGCGGCCCCGACACCGCGCGCAGGGCCCGGCCCGTGTTCGGGTTGGGTTCGCCCCGCGCCCGGCCCAGGCCAGTGGGGCTGATCAGGGCGAGGCGGCGGATGCGGGGGTCAGCCAGGGCGGCGCGGGCGGCGAACTCACTGCCCAGGCTCAGGGCCACCACGTCCACTTCGGTGCCCAGGGTGTCCAGCAGTGCCCGGAGGGCCGAGACCATCAGGGCCGGGGTGTAGGGCACGTCGGGGCGGCCACTGCGGCCAAACCCGGGCCACTCCAGGGCGTACAGCGGGCGGCTGCCGGCGTAGGCGTCCCACAGCGGCTTCATTTCGTAGGCACTGGCGGCGGCATTCACGCTGTGCAGCAGCACCAGCGGGCGCCCGGTCCCCCGGGGGTCGGCCGTGTAGGCCACCGCCCCGAAGCCGGGCAGGCTCAGCGTGCGCTGTTCGCCGCTCAGGGCGGGGCGCAGCGCGGCCGTGGGCGCCGCCTGCGCCGCCGCCAGCCCCAAAGCGCCCAGCAGCGCCAGCACCAGCAGGGCCCGAACACCACGCAGCAGCGGCAGTGACCTTGACATGCCCTGCATCTTGGCCGGTCCAGGCGGCGCGGTACTGTCGGCGCGGCTGCACTTGGGGCCCACACGGCGAGGCCGGGCCGCCCCGGCCCCATGCTCTATGCTGCCCGGCGATGCGCCCCGAACTGCTGTCCCGCGTGCTGTCGCTGCTGCCCCAGTCTGCCCAGAGGCCTGAACTGCGCGACTACCACGACATGCTGCGCGACTATCCGCAGCGGGGCGGCAAGGGCCTGCGCTCGGAGCTGCTGCTGCTCAGCGCCCGCGCCCACGGCCTGCAGGTCGGCGGGCCCGGCTGGGAAGGGGCGCTGTGGCTGGCCGCCGCCCTGGAACTGTTTCAGAACTGGGTGCTGATCCACGACGACATTGAAGACGACAGCGAGGACCGCCGGGGCCGCCCTGCGCTGCACCGCCTGCATGGCGTGCCGCTGGCCATCAATGCGGGCGACGGCCTGCACGCCTACATGTGGGCGGCCGTGCACCGCGCCGGGGTGCCGGGGGGCATGGACGCCTTCTTGCAGATGATTCACCGCACCGCCGAGGGCCAGCACCTCGACCTGTGCTGGGTGGAGCGCCGCGAGTGGGCGCTGCGCGAGGCCGATTACCTGGAAATGGTGCGCCTGAAAACCGCCTACTACACGGTGGTGGTGCCGCTCCAGCTGGGCGCGCTGGCCGCTGGGCAGGTGCCCCACCCCGGCTTTGAGGCGGCGGGCCTGGCCCTGGGCACCGCCTTTCAGATCCGCGACGACGTGCTGAACCTGCTGGGCGATCCCCTCAAGTACGGCAAGGAAATCGGCGGCGACCTGCTGGAAGGCAAGCGCACCCTGATCGTGCTGCACTGGCTGCAGAGTGCCCCCGCAGAGCAGCGCGAGGTCTTTCTGGCCCAGATGGCCCGCCCGCGCCCCGACAAGGACCCGGCCACCGTGGCCCAGCTGCAGGCGTGGCTGCTGGAGAGCGGCAGTGTGGCCCACGCCCAGGCCTTCGCCGCCCAGGAAGCCGCCGCCGGCCTGAAGCTGCTGCAAGAGGCTCTGGCCGCCGCCCCCGGGGCCAGCGCCGCCGCCGAGCTGCTGCACACGGTGCGCGACCTCGCCACCCGCGAGGCGTGAAGCCGGGTTAGGCCAGCAGCCCCAGCGCCGCCCCGGCAAAGGCGATAAAGCCCCGGTTCAGGGTGCGCAACTGCTCATCCTGGGGCTGCCCGCCGTGCAGGTACAGCGCCGTATTGAACTCAATGCCGAATGCCGGAATCCCGGCGCGCGCCCCGTGCACGCGGCTGAGGGTATCGGTGCTCCAGGGTTCGCCCACAGTCACCCGGGGGTCGGGGCTGTGGGCCAGCGCTGGGGCAAACGCCTGCTCGGCGGCCTGCTGCAGCGCGGGCCACAAGGCCAGCGGAAAGGTGGGGGCCTCGGCGGTGCCCGGCATCAGGCAGATGGCGGGGCGCGGCTTTCCAGTGTCGTGGCCCAGGGCCGGGCCGTGCGGCGCCATCGCGTGCCCCACGATCATCAGGCGGCTGCGCGGCGCTTCGGCCGAGAGCAGCGCGTCGAACGGGTCCCACAGGCGGCGCAGGCGGTCCTCGCGGGCCTCCTCGCCCAGCACAAAGCCGGGGGGATACAGCGTGTCCCGGTCAAAGCTCGTGAGTTTCAGCACCCCGTTGTCGGCCCGGTCCGCACGCTCGCGGTTGAGGTCGGCGGCAAAGCGGCTCCAGGGGGCCTGTATGTGGCGGGCGCCGGGGAGGTGGTACAGCAGGTCGGTGTAGGGATCGCCGTCCAGAAACACGCGCCGCAGCAGGGCCTCGCGCGCAGCTGTGTCGAACATCGCCTCGCCCAGCATGCCCCACAGCACGTCCGCCGGCAGCTGCCCGGAAGAGTGGGGCGTGACGATCAACAGGTCGCGGAGCGGGGCCATGCGCCAGAGCATAGTGCAGCCTTTCCCAGCCGGGGCGGAGAGCGCCCAAGGGTGCTGCCACCCGTCAGAACCCTCTATCTGGTGAGCCATACCGCATGCAGCGTATGTATCGCTGACTACCAGTCAAAACTCGTGAGGCGTCTTGGAACTGCACTGAAGATCCGCATGAGAAGCACGTAAGTGTTCCGTGACAGCTGAGGCCTAGGATACGTCCAGATGCTTAGAACCTTGGTCACGACCGCCTTCCTGATTTTGCCGACACTGCTCGCAGGCTGTAGGACGGCTACCCCGGTGGTGGATCCACATCTGCCGCCGATCAATCCGGGAGCCATGACCCTCACCGGCACGCTTGATGCGAGCTGGCGTGCCAGCCCTAATGCTCAGATACGGCTTGAAGGGTCAAGGAAGGGGATGGGAGGCGGCGATACGGTCGGAACCGTCACGCTCCAGCCCAATGGCCGGTTCACCGCCATCTTGGAAGAGCGGCCTCTGCATCTCGTGGCTGCACAGCCCAATTTCGGCTCGTTATGCGAAGGAACCGGTGTCTCTGATGTCAAGCGGAGCGGAACCGTAGATTTGAATCGTGTGC
It encodes the following:
- the secA gene encoding preprotein translocase subunit SecA; translated protein: MFRVLNKMFDNNQRDVAQIVKTIVQPVNALEEETQKIEDLAAAFMNLRRRVQEGGESLDDVVVPAFALIREAGRRSIGKRHYDVQLIGGYALHKGRIAEMRTGEGKTLVATLALALNALEGRGCHLVTVNDYLARVGMEEMGLLYRTLGLTVGLASRDLQPHQKQAAYACDITYVTNSELGFDYLRDNMAQSREALSLRAEHPLNFAIVDEVDSILIDEARTPLIISGAAEKATDLYYVYAKLIRRLQKGEPAEPGVRAEPTGDYTIDEKGKQVHLTEGGISKIERLLSLSDLYSPENMDKAHMISQAIRARELYHREKDYIVNAEGEVVIIDEFTGRSMPGRRYGEGLHQAIEAKEGVKIENENQTLATITYQNFFRLYNKFAGMTGTAKTEEKEFLDIYGSDVLVIPTNKPILRKDADDLVYRSKMGKYAAVVEEVKTMHATGRPVLIGTASIVTSEQLSDLLTQAGIGHSVLNAKFEAQEASIVAQAGRSGTVTIATNMAGRGTDIMLGGNAEYLIGEAIEGQLGLSRYAPEVENFIKAISRQDEGAVALGLQIPGMTEDFVRQAQQLQADTLADRQKVRDLGGLHIIGTERHESRRIDNQLRGRAGRQGDPGSSRFYVSFEDDLMRLFANDRVVGMMDRLGMDDSQPIEAKMVTGAIEKAQARVEDRNFSIRKQLLEFDNVMSKQRDTIYAQRREVLLGRDEDVEESTEGMIADFVDLQLATHLPIDQNADAWDIEGLRAAVLDAVPQLEGFDFEALRAMSPAQAQDTLLQAVADAFDARKEELSPTMLNSLSRYVLLQVVDQHWKEHLHAMDVLRQGIGLRGYGQRDPFTEYKFEATNMFNEMIDTLKAEVTKFIFRMQFGQAA
- a CDS encoding amidohydrolase family protein, yielding MTAPAAFTPRLLVCDVLYTGMGGAQAPGAVVVVGGTVAATGHPDILRATYPHAQEERVGGVIAPPPVNAHTHLDMSAYAFQALPYFRWLPEVVIAQRERRGVEGAVAGAETLAAQGVGGVGDIVNIPAVMDALLDREDLRGVLYFEVLGPIPAQAEERFAAVRALVDGWRRHPRAGELRVGLTPHTPFTVSHRLMRLVTEYAAGEGLPLQIHVAEHPSEVELFATGGGPLWDNRMPALYTATFAEVIGRAPEPDLTPVRYLDELGVLAARPTLVHMVNVTADDIARVARAGCAVVTCPRSNQHLDCGVFPWTAFAAAGVEVALGTDSVASAETLDVRDEVAFARRLYPELDPRLIVRAAVKGGHRVLGTRAPLIRRGEGWQEAYIWSAAHDTRR
- a CDS encoding alpha/beta fold hydrolase; this encodes MSRSLPLLRGVRALLVLALLGALGLAAAQAAPTAALRPALSGEQRTLSLPGFGAVAYTADPRGTGRPLVLLHSVNAAASAYEMKPLWDAYAGSRPLYALEWPGFGRSGRPDVPYTPALMVSALRALLDTLGTEVDVVALSLGSEFAARAALADPRIRRLALISPTGLGRARGEPNPNTGRALRAVSGPLYSALRTRPSIEYFLSRSFRGPVDDGLLAYALETSRQPGAVYGPLAFLSGVLFTPDAYGDLYARLSVPVLVLYDQDAFTSFERLPELLGRPGVQAVRIEGTDGLPQFDRPGEVKAALDRFWSEAETR
- a CDS encoding polyprenyl synthetase family protein, with amino-acid sequence MRPELLSRVLSLLPQSAQRPELRDYHDMLRDYPQRGGKGLRSELLLLSARAHGLQVGGPGWEGALWLAAALELFQNWVLIHDDIEDDSEDRRGRPALHRLHGVPLAINAGDGLHAYMWAAVHRAGVPGGMDAFLQMIHRTAEGQHLDLCWVERREWALREADYLEMVRLKTAYYTVVVPLQLGALAAGQVPHPGFEAAGLALGTAFQIRDDVLNLLGDPLKYGKEIGGDLLEGKRTLIVLHWLQSAPAEQREVFLAQMARPRPDKDPATVAQLQAWLLESGSVAHAQAFAAQEAAAGLKLLQEALAAAPGASAAAELLHTVRDLATREA
- a CDS encoding N-formylglutamate amidohydrolase, giving the protein MAPLRDLLIVTPHSSGQLPADVLWGMLGEAMFDTAAREALLRRVFLDGDPYTDLLYHLPGARHIQAPWSRFAADLNRERADRADNGVLKLTSFDRDTLYPPGFVLGEEAREDRLRRLWDPFDALLSAEAPRSRLMIVGHAMAPHGPALGHDTGKPRPAICLMPGTAEAPTFPLALWPALQQAAEQAFAPALAHSPDPRVTVGEPWSTDTLSRVHGARAGIPAFGIEFNTALYLHGGQPQDEQLRTLNRGFIAFAGAALGLLA